In Sphingobacterium sp. lm-10, the DNA window TACTCACCACGCATCATGATCATTTCTTTAAAGAACTTTCTCGCCGCCGCATCGCGCTTTGGCCTTTTATATCTTACTCTCTCGAGCTTGACGTTTCATTTTGTTTACCCTTCCTCTCGGTTGGGATTGCAAAGGTAGGAATCTTTTCTGAACTTCCAAATTATTTGTGAAAATAATTTGAGAATCTCCCCTTCTTAATTCATGTGATTATCCAAGCCTAAACCCAAATAAACCCACTTTTATATCCTTTCACCACTCTTCCTCCCTTGCGGAGTGGTGCAAAGGTAGAATACTTTTTAGGACTTGCAAAATAAATCTTCAAATTTTCTCACTGCATGCCTGATTTACCTCTCATCAATGATACTCAATACCCTGATTTCAAACCTAATGCCCCACTAAAAATAAATAGTATCGCAAGAGGGTTTTATAATAACGCAGGATCTTCTCCAAAATTGCTCAAGCGAATCTATTAAATTATATATATTTGGATAAAGGGGCATTAAAGCATTAAAATGAATATTATATACGGACTGGATCTATTAGGTACAATGATGTTTGCGATATCTGGAGCGATGGCGGCCAATCGAAATAACGTAGACGTATTTGGTGCTGGGTTCATGGGATTTGTCACGGCTATTGGCGGAGGATCTCTCCGAGATATCTTCCTCAACATCCGTCCTGTATGGGTAGAAGACGGCAACTATATTATGGTAATCTCTTTGGGGGTATTAATTTCGCTTACCTTCAATAAGCAGTTGTACGCGCTAGCGCGTACATTAACATTATTTGATGCTATAGGTATAGGTTTTTTTACGGTGGTCGGCGTAGAGAAGTCACTGAATTATGAAAGCAACGCTTTTGCAGCGGTGCTGCTTGGGATGTTTTCTGCCTCCATGGGCGGGGTAATCCGGGATGTACTACTCAACCGCACTCCTTTAATCTTGCGTCGCGAGATTTATGCGACAGCCTGTATCGCCGGGGCGACACTTTTTGTAATTCTAGACAACTTCACTGTCGACCCAGCGATTAATGCCTTTGCCAGCGCGAGTCTGGTATTTACTATTCGGATTATTTCTGTTCGTTACAACTGGTCTTTACCCGCTGTGAAGCAAATTTATCCGGGAAAGTCATAAATAGGAAGCGATAGTCATCTATCGCTTTTTCTTTTGCTGAGGGAAACGCATTTTGTAAGAAGTCCGCACCTCTCCTTTAGCTATGGCTTCTAACTTCGATTTTAGCATTGCTTTTTTCAAGGGCTTTAACTTATCCAGGAACAATTTGCCCTCAATATGATCGTATTCGTGCTGCACTACACGAGCGGCTAGCCCAGTCAACTCCATCTCATATTCCTCGAAGTTCTCATCTAGGTAGTTAATGATGATGTTCTCTTTACGCATCACTTCTTCATTGATATGTGGAATACTTAAGCAGCCTTCATTAAACCCCCACTCCTTTCCGCTTTGCTCTACCATGATCGGATTGATAAATACATGCTTGAAGTCTTTCGCGGTAGGATCTCCTGCACCATCTTCATCATCTTCACCAAAAGGAGACGCGTCGATCACAAACAATCGAATTGGCAAGCCTACCTGCGGTGCCGCTAAGCCCACACCACTAGCGGCATACATGGTATCGAACATATCTTCAATCAGTCCTTTTAGATTAGGATAATCCTCTTCTATCTCTTGTGCTTTTGTACGTAATACAGGATCTCCGTAAGCTACTATAGGTAATTTCATGCTATTATTATTTTGCACCGCAAAGTTACCAATTATTCGCCAGTGTACATATTATCGGCAATAGATGTGCTTAAATTCGAGCTCTTGCCTTATTTCCTCATCCGATTGAAACAGAACAAACCAACTTATAACAGCCAGATCGTAAGGCCGAATAGAAAAAATGGTAGTTTTGAGGGATGCAAGTAATTTTGGACAGGTTTACAACGGCTCTTGGCGAGATCATGAAAGAAGAAATCACGGTGATCAGACGCGGTAACGGGGTGATGGAGCTTTCTTCCGAGAAAATGCCGATGCGCTTATGGCTTTATCCAGACCACGTTAGCGATAGAGCCACCAATAGCGATAGTATAAAGACCATTCATATCGATGTACATGTACTGACGAACGATATGGCCAAAGTGCTTGCACGAATACGCACTATCGCAGGATGTGGACGCCGCTTGTATGCGCGGCAAACCGTCGTAGCCAGGGTGGACAAACGCATTACATTGGCATTTCTTACAGAGCATCACTTACAAACTGCCATGCCTGGAAAATACCGGTACGGATTATACTTTGATGGGGAGCTGGTTAGTATAGCCGTATTTAGCGGTGGGAGAAGGATGCAAGGGCAGCCAGAACATTACCGATCTTTTGAGTTGATTCGCTTCTGCCACAAGCGCGATTTCATTGCTATTGGCGGTTTGTCCAAATTGATCGCCGCTTTTAGAAAAGATTTCAATCCTGGAGATCTCATGACTTACGTAGACCGGGATTGGTCGCAAGATTCCTCTTTGCAGCAGATCGGCTTTAAAGAAGAAGGGACGCTCGCACCACAATCCATCACCTTTAATCCGATGGTCTCAGACCTTCTCTCCGAAGAAACTGAGCGGCTGACGATCTCCAAGATGAATAGCGGAAGCACAAAGTTGGTCTTACGATTCGCCAATTCGGTTTAGTTTTCGCTATATTTAGACCTCAAAAAAATAGACATACATGACACGTAAACTACGCATGGGTATGGTTGGCGGCGGCCAAAATGCCTTTATTGGCGCGGTACATCGCATAGCAGCTTTTATGGACGGCAAGATTGATTTGGTTTGTGGCGCGTTTAGCTCCGATCCTGAAAGAGCAGCCGAATCTGGTAAAGCTTTGTTTTTACCACAAGACCGCGTTTATCCAGATTATAAAACGATGATTGAGAAGGAAGCAGCACTTCCCGAAAATCTTCGCATGGACTTCATCAGCATAGTAACTCCTAATTCTGTACACTTTGGCCCTGCCAAACTTGCGATGGAAAATGGTTTTGATGTGGTGGTAGACAAGCCGATGACTGTATCGGTCGAAGAAGCCAAAGAATTGCAAGAAATCGTAGCACGTACTGGTCGTACACTCGCTCTTACACATACTTACTCGGGATATCCGATGGTAAAGCAGGCTAAAGCGATGGTAAAAGCAGGGCATTTCGGAAAAATTAGAAAGATCGTCGTAGAATATCCACAGGGATGGCTTGTACGATTGACGGATAAAGAGAAAAGCGGCGGCGCTGAATGGCGTGCTGATCCGGCAAAGTCTGGAAAATCGTTAGTAATGGGAGACATTGGCACACATGCAGCTCATCTCGCGGAATACATTTCTGGCTTAAAGATTACTGATCTATGTGCCGATCTAACCTCTTTTGTGGACGGAAGAACTATGGACGATGATGGTTCGGTATTACTACGTTTCACCGAAGGTGCAAAAGGTGTATTAATGGCATCACAGATTTCTGCCGGCGAAGAGAATGCCGTACGTATTCGTATATATGGCGAAAATGGTGGTTTAGAATGGGCAAATGAAGAGCCGAATACCTTAATAGTAAAAATGCTAGACCAACCACGACAATTGTATCGCACAGGAAATGCCTATGCTGCTCCTTATACTTTAAGCTCTTTTGCCACACATAACACTCGTATTCCTTCGGGGCACCCTGAGGGCTTACTCGAAGCATTTGCCAATATTTACCGTAATTTCGCGGAAACGGTATCTGCTAAGCGCGATGGCCAAACGCCATCTGACGAAAATTTAGATTTCCCAACTGTGGATGATGGTGTTCGAGGTATGACGTTTATTGATACGGTGGTACGCAGTAACGACAGCAACGAGAAATGGACAAAATTTGACGTGTAACCATGATCGGTGAGCCGAATTTGAAAACACTAGTAGATCAGGCGAAAGATAATCTTTCGCCTGATTCATTATTAATCATCCTCGGGCCTACTGCATCTGGAAAGACCGCATTAGCAGTAAACCTGGCAGAGCAGCTCAATGGGGAAATCATATCAGCAGATTCCAGACAGGTATACCGACGTATGGATATCGGGACTGGAAAAGATTTGGATAGCTATGGCGAGATTGCCTACCACTTGATTGATATCGCGGAACCTGGCGATCGGTATCAGGTAGACCGATTCCGACACGATTTTTTCCAGGCATACGATGGGATCTTATCCCGCGGGAAACAGCCAATTTTGTGCGGCGGCACAGGTTCCTATATACAATCTATTCTTCAGCAATCGCTTTACACACAAATACCGAAAGATTCGGCGCTACAAGCCGAGCTGGCATTGCGCTCAAAAGAAAACTTGATCGAGGACATCACGCGATTGGGTATTCCTAAAGATTATAGAATAGATTTTCACAACCATAAGCGCTTAGTTAGGGCATTGGAGATCAGCTTGTATCTCGAGCAACACGATCCAACGCTACTACCTCCGCAGGTTCTTAGTAATTATTACGCTATTGGAATAAATCCCCCGCTTCTAAAAAGACGTGAAGCTATCCATCAGCGACTTTTACAGCGTTTGGAGCAGGGATTGGTCTCCGAAGTGCAAAACCTACTGTCTCTCGGTCTTACCCACCATGACCTCGACTATTATGGTCTAGAGTACCGTTATATAAGCTTATTTCTGCAAGGCACTTTGTCCTATGATGCTATGGTAGAAAAGCTAAAAACTGAAATACAGCGATACGCCAAACGGCAGATGACCTATTTCCGAAAAATGGAAAAAGATGGCATTTCGATCAGTTGGACACCAGCTTTCTAAGCTAGAAGAAGTTACTTTTTTAAACAACGAAATTAAGACATCAAATTATAACGGCAATGTAAGTTTTGCAAAATTGTATTGTGCGCAATGCAATTTACTGTATTTTTGTGTTGTGAATAATGCAGAAAACAACAAACAGCTGAAGTTAAATAACCAGCTATGCTTTCCCATCTACGCTTTAGCTCGGGATATCATCGCCGCTTATCGTCCTTTTTTAGAGGCTATTGATATCACTTACCCGCAGTATTTGACGCTTTTGGTATTATGGGAAAAACAGGAGCAAACCGTATCCCAATTGGGTGAACAGCTTGATCTGGATAGCGGAACGTTAACGCCGCTATTGAAAAGATTGGAACAAAAAGGTTTAGTGTACAGAAGGCGAAGTACGACAGACGAACGCAGTGTACTCATTACCCTTACCGAAGCTGGCGTCTCTTTACAAGCTAAAGCGGCCAATATTCCAGCGAAACTCATGCAGGCTATGCCGGTATCGTCTGAGGAACTGGAAACTCTTCAACGCATTATTTGCAAAATTCGTAAAAACATTCATAAAATTTAAAGACATGAAAGAACTGTATCGTATTGGTGCTACCGCTACTGGAGGTAGAGAAGGGCACGTTAAAAGTGAAAATGGCGTTGTGGATATAGAGGTAAGAATGCCAAAAGGATTAGGTGGTCAAAATGATGATTACGCCAATCCGGAAATGCTGTTCGCGGCAGGATATGCTGCATGCTTTGATAGTGCTTTGAGCCTTGTTATCAAAAAAGAGAAAGCTCCTGCCGGAGAAACTTCGGTGACGGCCTTCGTAGGTATCGGACAAATAGAGGGGGGTGGTTTTGGATTATCTGCCGAGTTGAAGGTCAATATCCCGGGCGTTTCACAAGAGGATGCGCAGGCATTGGTAGAAAAGGCACATCAAATCTGTCCGTATTCGAATGCAACACGCAATAATATCGAAGTGAAACTAAACGTAAGCAACAGCTAGGTATTCACTATGGAAATTCTCGCAAGTATATTGACTGCTGTGGTGGCCATTGAACATCTGTATATTCTATGGATGGAAATGTTTGCCTGGGAAACAGTTGGAAAAAAAACATTTGGAAAAGCGCTTCCAGCAGAATTATTTACCCCAACAAAATCTTTAGCAGCCAATCAAGGTCTGTATAATGGTTTTTTGGCAGCCGGATTAGGCTGGAGTTTCCTGATTGAAGATGCTTTATGGTCTTCCAATATTCGTTTATTCTTCTTAGGCTGCGTTGTCATTGCGGCACTATACGGCGGAATCTTTTCATCTAAAAGCATTTTGGTGAAGCAAGGCCTTCCAGCTATACTCGCTTTTGCCGCTGTACTGGCGGTACGTTGTCTGGCCTTTTAACCCTTCGCCATCAAATCATTATATTTTAATAATAAAAAAACATATGTCATTACTAGAAGATCTAAATTGGAGACATGCCTGTAAAGCATACGATCCGACTAAAAAAATACAAAAAGAAGATTTAGAGCAGATATTAGAAGCTGCTCGGCTTGCCCCTTCTTCATCTGGTTTGCAACCATTCAAACTAATTGTGGTAGAAGATCAAAACCTAAAAGATCAGATTGCTCCTTCAGCATTTAATCCTGAGTGTGCTCGTGAATGTTCTCACATTTTAGTTTTTGCTGCATGGGATAGGTATACGGAAGAACGTATTGATACGATGTATAACTTTACTACCGATGAGCGCGACTTACCAAGAGGGCGATTTGAAAGCTATACCGACATGTTAAAGAAAATGTATCTGCAAGAAGCGGCTGAGTCTAACTTCGCTCATATTGCCAGACAAACTTACATTGCCTTAGGCCTGGCATTAGCACAAGCGGCAGAACTAAAAATTGATAGCACTCCAGCAGAAGGGTTTGACAATGCTGCTGTTGATCAAGTTTTGGGTTTGGAAGCGATGGGCTTGAAAAGCGTGAGCTTAATGTATATCGGTTACGCTGATAAAGAGCGCGACTGGCTTGCTCCAATGAAAAAAGTACGTTGGCCAAGAGAAGAATTTATCTTGGAAATGTAAAAACAAAAAAGGTCGCTCCCTGAAATAGAGAGCGACCTTTCTGTAATGTCTTGATGACTATAACTTG includes these proteins:
- a CDS encoding trimeric intracellular cation channel family protein; translation: MNIIYGLDLLGTMMFAISGAMAANRNNVDVFGAGFMGFVTAIGGGSLRDIFLNIRPVWVEDGNYIMVISLGVLISLTFNKQLYALARTLTLFDAIGIGFFTVVGVEKSLNYESNAFAAVLLGMFSASMGGVIRDVLLNRTPLILRREIYATACIAGATLFVILDNFTVDPAINAFASASLVFTIRIISVRYNWSLPAVKQIYPGKS
- the def gene encoding peptide deformylase, with translation MKLPIVAYGDPVLRTKAQEIEEDYPNLKGLIEDMFDTMYAASGVGLAAPQVGLPIRLFVIDASPFGEDDEDGAGDPTAKDFKHVFINPIMVEQSGKEWGFNEGCLSIPHINEEVMRKENIIINYLDENFEEYEMELTGLAARVVQHEYDHIEGKLFLDKLKPLKKAMLKSKLEAIAKGEVRTSYKMRFPQQKKKR
- a CDS encoding Gfo/Idh/MocA family oxidoreductase; translated protein: MTRKLRMGMVGGGQNAFIGAVHRIAAFMDGKIDLVCGAFSSDPERAAESGKALFLPQDRVYPDYKTMIEKEAALPENLRMDFISIVTPNSVHFGPAKLAMENGFDVVVDKPMTVSVEEAKELQEIVARTGRTLALTHTYSGYPMVKQAKAMVKAGHFGKIRKIVVEYPQGWLVRLTDKEKSGGAEWRADPAKSGKSLVMGDIGTHAAHLAEYISGLKITDLCADLTSFVDGRTMDDDGSVLLRFTEGAKGVLMASQISAGEENAVRIRIYGENGGLEWANEEPNTLIVKMLDQPRQLYRTGNAYAAPYTLSSFATHNTRIPSGHPEGLLEAFANIYRNFAETVSAKRDGQTPSDENLDFPTVDDGVRGMTFIDTVVRSNDSNEKWTKFDV
- the miaA gene encoding tRNA (adenosine(37)-N6)-dimethylallyltransferase MiaA; protein product: MKTLVDQAKDNLSPDSLLIILGPTASGKTALAVNLAEQLNGEIISADSRQVYRRMDIGTGKDLDSYGEIAYHLIDIAEPGDRYQVDRFRHDFFQAYDGILSRGKQPILCGGTGSYIQSILQQSLYTQIPKDSALQAELALRSKENLIEDITRLGIPKDYRIDFHNHKRLVRALEISLYLEQHDPTLLPPQVLSNYYAIGINPPLLKRREAIHQRLLQRLEQGLVSEVQNLLSLGLTHHDLDYYGLEYRYISLFLQGTLSYDAMVEKLKTEIQRYAKRQMTYFRKMEKDGISISWTPAF
- a CDS encoding MarR family transcriptional regulator — its product is MAFRSVGHQLSKLEEVTFLNNEIKTSNYNGNVSFAKLYCAQCNLLYFCVVNNAENNKQLKLNNQLCFPIYALARDIIAAYRPFLEAIDITYPQYLTLLVLWEKQEQTVSQLGEQLDLDSGTLTPLLKRLEQKGLVYRRRSTTDERSVLITLTEAGVSLQAKAANIPAKLMQAMPVSSEELETLQRIICKIRKNIHKI
- a CDS encoding organic hydroperoxide resistance protein, whose protein sequence is MKELYRIGATATGGREGHVKSENGVVDIEVRMPKGLGGQNDDYANPEMLFAAGYAACFDSALSLVIKKEKAPAGETSVTAFVGIGQIEGGGFGLSAELKVNIPGVSQEDAQALVEKAHQICPYSNATRNNIEVKLNVSNS
- a CDS encoding DUF1304 domain-containing protein, whose amino-acid sequence is MEILASILTAVVAIEHLYILWMEMFAWETVGKKTFGKALPAELFTPTKSLAANQGLYNGFLAAGLGWSFLIEDALWSSNIRLFFLGCVVIAALYGGIFSSKSILVKQGLPAILAFAAVLAVRCLAF
- a CDS encoding NAD(P)H-dependent oxidoreductase, encoding MSLLEDLNWRHACKAYDPTKKIQKEDLEQILEAARLAPSSSGLQPFKLIVVEDQNLKDQIAPSAFNPECARECSHILVFAAWDRYTEERIDTMYNFTTDERDLPRGRFESYTDMLKKMYLQEAAESNFAHIARQTYIALGLALAQAAELKIDSTPAEGFDNAAVDQVLGLEAMGLKSVSLMYIGYADKERDWLAPMKKVRWPREEFILEM